The following are from one region of the Numenius arquata chromosome 23, bNumArq3.hap1.1, whole genome shotgun sequence genome:
- the LOC141474929 gene encoding olfactory receptor 14I1-like, which translates to MSNQSTVTEFLLMGFYDTRELQILHFVVFLGIYLAAVVGNFLIIVIIAVSNHLHTPMYFFLMNLSILDLSTISVTLPKSMANFLLNTTAISYSGCVAQVFFFHVFGAGDLALLTVMAYDRYIAICKPLHYKTIMKGTTCIHMATSAWLSCIPYSALHTGNIFHLSFCKSNIIDQFFCEVPQLLKLSCSDSYFNEVGVLAFSFLLVVICFAFISMSYIQIFTVVLKIPVKEKQHKVFSTCIPHLIVVFLFVSTGSFAYLKPVSNSPSTLDLTASLLYSVLPPVINPVIYTMRNNDIKAAMRKLTDHKILCRKK; encoded by the coding sequence atgtccaacCAAAGCACTGTGACAGAGTTTCTTCTCATGGGATTCTATGATACTCGAGAACTGCAGATATTGCACTTTGTGGTATTTCTGGGAATTTATCTGGCTGCTGTGGTGGGAAACTTTCTCATCATTGTGATCATAGCTGTTAGTAATCACCttcacacccccatgtacttcttcttGATGAATTTGTCCATCTTAGACCTTTCAACCATTTCTGTCACCCTCCCTAAGTCCATGGCCAATTTTCTGTTGAACACCACAGCCATCTCCTATTCTGGCTGTGTTGCCCaagtctttttctttcatgtctttgGTGCTGGTGATCTTGCTTTACTCACTGTCATGGCATATGATCGTTACATTGCCATATGCAAACCTCTTCACTACAAGACAATCATGAAGGGGACTACTTGCATCCACATGGCAACCAGTGCATGGCTCAGCTGCATCCCTTACTCTGCTCTCCACACTGGGAACATCTTTCATTTGTCCTTCTGCAAGTCCAATATCATTGACCAATTCTTTTGTGAAGTTCCACAGCTTCTCAAGCTTTCCTGCTCTGATTCATACTTTAATGAAGTTGGGGTTCTTGCATTTAGTTTCCTTTTAGTTGTCATCTGCTTTGCTTTTATAAGTATGTCCTATATTCAGATTTTCACTGTGGTCTTGAAAATTCCTGTCAAGGAAAAACAGCATAAAGTCTTTTCAACCTGCATCCCTCATCTCATTGTGGTCTTCTTGTTTGTTAGCACTGGTTCTTTTGCTTATCTTAAGCCTGTCTCCAACTCCCCATCAACTCTGGATCTCACAGCTTCTCTTCTCTATTCTGTGTTGCCACCAGTGATAAATCCAGTCATCTACACCATGAGGAACAATGACATCAAAGCTGCCATGCGAAAATTAACTGACCACAAAATAttatgcagaaagaaataa